From the Anaerolineales bacterium genome, one window contains:
- a CDS encoding Dna2/Cas4 domain-containing protein produces MAERNIRASEIVEFVYCQRAWWYTQQGIQSEETQRRQAMGNQIHGRHGRAVILTGCLRTLGYVFLTAAFVSGVAYLASLALE; encoded by the coding sequence GTGGCCGAACGAAACATACGCGCCTCGGAAATCGTGGAATTCGTATACTGCCAACGGGCTTGGTGGTACACCCAGCAGGGAATTCAGTCGGAGGAAACCCAAAGGCGCCAGGCCATGGGGAATCAAATCCATGGCCGCCATGGTCGCGCGGTCATTCTGACGGGATGCCTGCGCACGCTGGGCTATGTCTTTCTAACTGCGGCGTTCGTCAGCGGGGTTGCCTATCTCGCCTCGTTGGCACTTGAGTGA